One genomic window of Xanthobacter dioxanivorans includes the following:
- a CDS encoding ABC transporter substrate-binding protein yields MNGLLTRRQLVGGLGLSAAGVFAGASPRAFAKPATGIEILGAPNGSTIVLLRLLQSGALEASAPGASFRLWRDTDELRAAIVSGRTSLFTTPTHVPANLANRGMPLKLLAILSMGHLFVVSGDAGIASFKDLAGKELVGFFKNDMPDLVFRSIAKGHGMDPDKDMTITYVRTPMEAAQMLAAGRATTAILSEPPATAAIMMAKKEGRILNRAVSLQEEWKQQHNGLGLPMAGIAVHERLIEESPELLAALGAGLPGARDWVMANKAEAGALAEQKMDVKAHMFASALDHFNVVAEGAASLKPGLVAFYEALLALQPEALAGKLPPDSFYLNL; encoded by the coding sequence ATGAACGGATTGCTCACCCGGCGCCAACTCGTCGGCGGTCTCGGCCTGTCGGCGGCCGGCGTATTCGCGGGCGCCTCGCCGCGCGCCTTCGCCAAGCCCGCCACCGGCATCGAGATCCTCGGCGCGCCCAACGGCTCCACCATCGTGCTGCTGCGCCTGTTGCAGTCCGGCGCGCTGGAGGCCTCAGCCCCCGGCGCCAGCTTCCGCCTGTGGCGGGATACGGACGAGCTGCGGGCCGCCATCGTCTCCGGCCGCACCAGCCTGTTCACCACCCCCACCCACGTCCCGGCGAACCTCGCCAATCGGGGCATGCCCCTGAAGCTCCTCGCCATCCTCTCCATGGGCCACCTGTTCGTGGTCTCCGGCGACGCGGGCATCGCCTCGTTCAAGGACCTCGCCGGCAAGGAGTTGGTCGGCTTCTTCAAGAACGACATGCCGGACCTCGTCTTCCGCTCCATCGCCAAGGGCCATGGCATGGACCCGGACAAGGACATGACCATCACCTATGTGCGCACGCCCATGGAGGCGGCGCAGATGCTGGCCGCCGGGCGCGCCACCACCGCCATCCTCTCCGAGCCGCCGGCCACCGCCGCCATCATGATGGCGAAGAAGGAGGGCCGTATCCTCAACCGCGCCGTCAGCCTGCAGGAGGAATGGAAGCAGCAGCATAACGGCCTCGGCCTGCCCATGGCCGGCATCGCTGTCCACGAGCGTCTCATCGAGGAGAGCCCGGAGCTCCTCGCCGCCCTCGGGGCCGGCCTGCCCGGCGCCCGCGACTGGGTCATGGCGAACAAGGCGGAGGCCGGCGCCCTCGCCGAGCAGAAGATGGACGTGAAGGCCCACATGTTCGCCAGCGCCCTCGATCATTTCAACGTGGTGGCCGAAGGGGCGGCGAGCCTGAAGCCAGGCCTCGTCGCCTTCTACGAGGCGCTGCTCGCCCTCCAGCCGGAGGCCCTCGCCGGCAAGCTGCCGCCCGACAGCTTCTACCTGAACCTGTGA